One Etheostoma cragini isolate CJK2018 chromosome 18, CSU_Ecrag_1.0, whole genome shotgun sequence DNA window includes the following coding sequences:
- the LOC117961833 gene encoding androgen-induced gene 1 protein-like, with the protein MALIPSQVLRVAILMSYFSILCHYKALDMPAHQTYGGSWKFLTFIDLVIQAVFFGLCVLIDVSSLLTRGGDSREQERQLKKLIGLRDWMMAVLAFPVGAFVVFTFWSLYLYDRELVYPKLLDNFIPQWLNHGMRGGQ; encoded by the exons ATGGCGCTGATCCCGTCGCAGGTTCTCCGGGTCGCCATCCTCATGTCCTACTTCTCCATCCTGTGCCACTACAAAGCGTTAGACATGCCGGCGCACCAGACCTACGGGGGCAGCTGGAAGTTTCTGACATTCATTGACTTG GTGATCCAGGCGGTGTTTTTCGGACTGTGCGTCCTGATCGATGTGTCCAGTCTGCTGACCAGGGGAGGCGACAGCAGGGAGCAGGAGCGCCAGCTGAAGAAGCTGATTGGCCTGAGGGACTGGATGATGGCCGTGCTGGCCTTCCCTGTCGGAGCG tTTGTGGTGTTCACGTTCTGGAGTCTCTACCTGTACGACAGAGAGCTGGTCTACCCCAAACTACTGGACAACTTCATCCCTCAGTGGCTCAACCACGGCATG AGAGGTGGCCAGTAG